One Flavobacterium sp. 90 DNA segment encodes these proteins:
- a CDS encoding tetratricopeptide repeat-containing sensor histidine kinase: MKKQLSFIPNKTILKYLLIIQFLLLGGSLLLYQSYKNENPVKPISKDNSAEIKRLSDIADVYFDTNKKDSAIYVFTKAKKLCDPNKNAIDYVYALSCIAELQLQQGNYIASEANATEALPYLKHIKNPRYSWIVYNLLGINYTDNYDSSNAIIYFKKAINLKTSAWRKYIALNNLAAVYMNQEKYKEAMDIFNILASQKNISKYDAINHNNYSFVINNLGFCYYKLGNQKKALNYFYEALKIRLKPETQEGLVTTYSYLSMYFEKTNPNLSREYAQKAYNHASKLNNATDEIGALGLLIKRSEGADLKRHSLSYLRLVDSVSIAKQTAKNQFTNIKYTSKKDKEENLKLKDQKAENKLQLERQKKRIIIAYIIIAFILGLVAFLYFHLKEKVKKEKDDAVFKSELRISQKLHDELANDVYQTMAFAENRDLKLTENKEHLLTNLENIYLRARNISKENSKITTNENYPAALKEMIAGFKTPKNNILLNGFDSVLWSKIEKNKKIVLYRVLQELFLNMKKHSQATLISITFKIIEKNIVVTYNDNGIGVNKNDLILKNGLQNVENRIKTINGTIIFDPDYEKGFKLSFTLPI; encoded by the coding sequence ATGAAAAAGCAATTAAGTTTCATTCCCAATAAAACAATCTTAAAATATCTTTTAATAATACAATTTCTATTATTAGGAGGCTCTTTGTTATTATATCAATCGTATAAAAATGAAAATCCAGTAAAACCAATATCAAAAGATAATAGTGCCGAAATAAAAAGACTATCAGATATTGCAGATGTATATTTTGATACCAATAAAAAAGACAGCGCGATTTACGTTTTCACTAAAGCTAAAAAACTCTGTGATCCTAATAAAAATGCTATCGATTATGTATATGCTTTATCTTGTATTGCTGAGCTTCAATTGCAACAAGGAAATTATATTGCCAGCGAAGCAAATGCGACAGAAGCACTACCTTATTTAAAACATATCAAAAATCCCAGATACTCATGGATAGTATATAATTTATTAGGCATTAACTACACCGATAATTATGACAGCTCCAATGCTATTATATACTTCAAAAAAGCTATAAACCTGAAAACTAGCGCATGGAGAAAATATATCGCTTTAAATAATTTAGCGGCTGTTTATATGAATCAAGAGAAATATAAAGAGGCCATGGATATCTTTAATATTCTGGCTTCACAAAAAAATATTTCAAAATATGACGCTATTAATCATAATAATTACTCTTTCGTAATAAATAATTTAGGCTTTTGTTACTATAAACTGGGAAATCAAAAAAAAGCATTAAACTATTTTTACGAAGCATTAAAGATCAGATTAAAACCAGAAACTCAGGAAGGATTGGTGACAACGTATTCATATCTTTCGATGTATTTTGAAAAAACTAATCCAAATTTATCGAGAGAATATGCCCAAAAAGCTTATAATCATGCGTCAAAATTAAATAATGCCACAGATGAAATTGGAGCATTAGGATTACTAATCAAACGCAGCGAAGGTGCTGATTTAAAACGACATTCATTATCTTATTTAAGACTTGTTGATAGCGTTAGTATTGCAAAACAAACTGCAAAAAATCAGTTCACAAATATCAAGTATACTTCTAAAAAAGACAAAGAAGAAAATCTAAAACTTAAGGATCAGAAAGCTGAAAATAAGCTTCAATTAGAAAGACAAAAAAAACGAATTATTATTGCTTACATTATAATTGCATTTATCCTTGGGCTTGTGGCGTTTCTTTATTTCCACTTAAAAGAAAAAGTAAAAAAAGAAAAAGACGATGCTGTTTTTAAAAGTGAATTACGAATATCACAAAAGTTACATGATGAACTCGCTAATGATGTTTATCAAACTATGGCTTTTGCAGAAAATAGAGATCTGAAATTAACTGAAAACAAAGAACATCTCTTAACCAATTTAGAGAATATATACTTAAGAGCAAGAAACATATCGAAAGAAAACAGTAAAATAACAACAAATGAAAATTATCCTGCAGCATTAAAAGAAATGATTGCCGGCTTTAAAACACCTAAAAATAATATTTTACTAAATGGTTTTGATTCAGTTTTGTGGAGCAAAATCGAGAAAAACAAAAAAATAGTCCTTTATCGGGTTTTACAAGAACTGTTTCTAAATATGAAAAAGCATAGTCAGGCAACATTAATAAGTATTACCTTTAAAATAATAGAAAAAAATATAGTCGTTACTTACAATGATAACGGCATTGGAGTCAATAAAAATGATCTAATTTTAAAAAATGGACTACAAAATGTGGAAAACCGTATTAAAACTATAAATGGAACTATTATTTTTGACCCTGATTATGAAAAAGGCTTTAAGTTAAGTTTCACTTTACCCATTTAA
- a CDS encoding tetratricopeptide repeat-containing sensor histidine kinase — protein sequence MKRQVHFIPNKTILRHLILIQFLLLGSSIVLFRSYNNEDPAKPIKKDNNTEIKRLTDIADVLFESNNLERSYVYFNKVKTLCNPKTNTIDYVYAVYSMAEIKNYQGDFITSEANATETLPYLKHIKNPRYSWLVYNILAINYTNTYDYIDATLYFKKAIALKTTTWRKYMAINNLAAVYMNQFKYKKAKKILEILATQQKTSVDKDINKSIYAYVIDNLGYCYYKLGDSKKASIYLHDALEIRLKLPPENILITSYQHLSDFYEKTNTKLAKTYAEKAYEEASRINDIRGMTASLTLLIKNSKGSDLKKYTLNYIKISDSTNVARQKAKNQFSNMRYTSKKDKTENLQLKVQKVENELEIEREKKRNIILYVIILLILALLTFLYFYLTYKSRKEKNEAVHNSEMQISKKLHDELANDVYQTLSFANEKDLELRENKDKLLKKLDIIYSRTRDISKENSTIVTNGNYNIALKEMISSFDTSNINILLNGLESISWNEVENTKKVTIYRVLQELLVNMKKHSNATLIGISFKKTNNNAVITYTDNGKGIDFNNITFKNGLHNIENRILAIKGIIDIDSAPEKGFKVFIKFPI from the coding sequence ATGAAAAGACAAGTACATTTCATTCCGAACAAAACAATCTTAAGGCATCTTATACTAATACAATTTCTATTATTAGGAAGTTCTATAGTTTTATTTCGATCTTATAATAATGAAGATCCAGCAAAACCGATAAAAAAAGATAATAACACCGAAATAAAAAGACTTACAGATATTGCAGATGTTTTATTTGAGTCAAACAATTTAGAAAGATCTTATGTTTATTTCAACAAAGTCAAAACACTTTGTAATCCTAAAACAAATACTATCGATTATGTTTATGCAGTATATAGCATGGCCGAAATTAAAAATTATCAAGGCGATTTTATTACCAGTGAAGCAAATGCAACAGAAACTTTACCTTATTTAAAACATATCAAAAACCCTAGATATTCATGGTTGGTCTATAATATATTGGCAATAAACTACACGAATACTTATGATTATATCGATGCAACTTTATACTTTAAAAAAGCCATAGCGTTAAAAACAACAACATGGAGAAAGTATATGGCTATAAATAACTTAGCCGCTGTTTACATGAACCAATTTAAATATAAAAAAGCAAAGAAGATTCTCGAAATACTGGCAACTCAACAAAAAACATCAGTAGACAAAGATATAAACAAAAGCATCTATGCTTATGTAATAGATAATCTAGGTTACTGCTACTATAAATTGGGAGACTCTAAAAAAGCATCAATTTACCTTCACGACGCTTTAGAAATTAGACTAAAACTTCCGCCCGAAAACATATTAATTACAAGTTACCAACATCTTTCTGATTTTTACGAAAAAACCAACACTAAATTAGCGAAAACTTACGCAGAAAAAGCATATGAAGAAGCATCAAGAATAAACGATATACGCGGGATGACGGCCTCGTTAACCTTACTAATTAAAAATAGCAAAGGAAGTGACTTGAAAAAATACACATTAAATTATATCAAAATCTCCGACAGTACTAATGTAGCGAGGCAAAAAGCAAAGAATCAGTTTTCTAATATGAGGTATACTTCCAAAAAAGATAAAACTGAAAACCTACAACTTAAAGTTCAAAAAGTAGAAAATGAATTAGAAATAGAGAGAGAGAAGAAAAGGAACATAATTCTATATGTCATAATATTACTCATACTTGCACTACTTACATTTCTTTATTTTTACTTAACCTACAAATCAAGAAAAGAAAAAAATGAAGCTGTTCATAACAGCGAAATGCAAATATCTAAAAAACTTCATGATGAACTGGCAAATGATGTTTATCAAACACTGTCTTTTGCTAATGAGAAAGATCTTGAACTTAGAGAAAATAAAGATAAACTATTAAAAAAACTCGATATAATATACTCTCGAACGAGAGATATTTCAAAAGAAAACAGCACAATTGTAACCAACGGGAATTATAATATTGCCTTAAAAGAAATGATTTCAAGTTTTGACACTTCTAATATCAATATACTTTTGAATGGTCTGGAAAGTATTTCATGGAACGAAGTTGAAAACACTAAAAAGGTAACTATTTATAGGGTATTGCAAGAATTACTTGTAAACATGAAAAAACACAGTAATGCAACTTTGATTGGTATTAGCTTTAAAAAGACTAATAATAATGCTGTAATAACTTATACGGATAACGGAAAAGGTATTGATTTTAATAACATAACATTTAAAAATGGACTGCATAATATTGAAAATAGAATCTTGGCAATTAAAGGAATAATCGATATTGATTCTGCGCCAGAAAAGGGATTTAAAGTTTTTATTAAATTCCCTATCTGA
- a CDS encoding tetratricopeptide repeat-containing sensor histidine kinase, with product MIPKRLRSTLYIYFTFLFFLSCQEKDFKIPQQKNTKAEVQKAITTADTLFNNNKLDSAFYYYNKAKFICNPITNADYYVATLNRMAEIQQMHADYAGSETTLTEVFPYLKYAQKTPQIWNSYVIQSINYLNTYDYNKAILYNQKALELKTEEWRKLVSKNNIAVILMEEGKHKEALSIFLSLILKKEVINDTIFQGRALDNIGFCYFKTNDTVKALYFLNKSLHLRKKKNNPFDLGKSYMHFAKFYEKSNPSLAKKYMLLSYEKFSSINNTDEKLSSLKIIITNSTNKELKKYSTMYVNLVDSVFEIRQKAKNQFAKIKYDSKKEKNENLKLKTYKVENELQLERQKNKNIISYIIIVLSLSLILVLYFYLTSRGNREKIEATYKSETRIAKKLHDELANDIYHTMAFAENKNLSLAENKEQLLNNLDIIYSRTRDISKESSPIVTSEKYILYLKKMISGFNTPHINLLVNGLESIPWDEIEKNKKITIYRVLQELLVNMKKYSDASLVGITFKMTNNNVAITYTDNGKGIDLNTITFKNGLHNVENRILAIKGIIDIDSVPEKGFNVFIKFPV from the coding sequence ATGATACCAAAAAGATTGCGCTCAACTCTATATATATATTTTACTTTTCTATTTTTTTTATCCTGCCAAGAAAAGGATTTTAAAATTCCTCAACAAAAAAACACAAAAGCCGAAGTTCAAAAAGCAATTACTACTGCTGACACATTATTTAATAACAATAAATTAGATAGTGCATTTTACTATTATAATAAGGCAAAATTCATTTGTAATCCAATAACCAATGCCGACTATTATGTAGCTACATTAAATCGCATGGCTGAAATTCAGCAAATGCATGCGGATTATGCAGGAAGCGAAACTACACTTACAGAAGTATTTCCGTATTTAAAATATGCACAAAAGACTCCTCAGATATGGAATTCTTATGTTATTCAAAGCATCAACTACTTAAATACTTATGACTATAACAAAGCAATATTATACAATCAAAAAGCTTTAGAATTAAAAACAGAAGAATGGCGTAAACTTGTTTCCAAAAACAATATAGCTGTTATATTGATGGAAGAAGGAAAACACAAAGAAGCTCTTTCAATTTTCCTGTCTTTAATATTAAAGAAGGAAGTCATTAATGATACTATATTTCAGGGAAGAGCCTTAGATAATATTGGTTTTTGCTACTTCAAAACTAATGATACAGTAAAAGCTCTTTACTTTCTCAACAAAAGTCTACACCTTAGAAAAAAGAAAAACAATCCTTTTGACTTAGGAAAAAGTTATATGCATTTTGCAAAATTCTACGAAAAAAGCAATCCCTCGCTGGCAAAGAAATATATGCTTCTTAGTTATGAAAAATTTAGTTCTATAAATAATACTGACGAAAAACTATCTTCTCTAAAGATAATAATCACAAATAGCACTAATAAAGAACTAAAGAAGTACTCGACAATGTATGTTAATCTTGTTGATAGCGTTTTTGAAATAAGGCAAAAAGCAAAAAACCAATTTGCTAAAATTAAATACGATTCCAAAAAAGAAAAAAACGAAAACTTAAAACTCAAGACATATAAAGTAGAAAATGAATTACAGTTAGAAAGACAAAAAAACAAAAATATTATCTCGTACATAATTATTGTTCTAAGTCTAAGTCTAATTTTAGTCCTCTATTTCTATTTAACTTCCAGAGGAAATCGCGAAAAAATTGAAGCTACCTATAAGAGTGAAACACGTATTGCAAAAAAATTACATGATGAACTCGCTAACGATATTTACCATACGATGGCTTTTGCAGAAAACAAAAACCTTTCGTTAGCAGAAAACAAAGAACAATTATTAAACAATCTGGATATTATATATTCAAGAACGAGAGATATTTCTAAAGAAAGCAGCCCAATTGTGACTTCGGAAAAATATATACTCTATCTAAAAAAAATGATTTCCGGTTTCAATACTCCTCACATTAATTTACTAGTGAATGGTCTGGAAAGTATTCCATGGGATGAAATTGAAAAGAATAAAAAGATAACAATTTACAGGGTATTACAAGAATTACTTGTAAATATGAAAAAATACAGCGATGCTTCTTTGGTGGGTATTACTTTTAAAATGACCAATAATAATGTTGCAATAACTTATACCGATAACGGAAAAGGTATTGACCTTAATACAATAACATTTAAAAACGGACTGCATAATGTTGAAAACAGGATTCTGGCAATTAAAGGAATAATTGATATTGATTCTGTTCCGGAAAAGGGATTTAACGTTTTTATTAAATTTCCTGTTTAA
- a CDS encoding carboxymuconolactone decarboxylase family protein gives MKSRIVIPTVAPEAYQALMNLEKYISTTSLTPVHKELIKIRASQINGCAYCINMHTADGRKHGITEQKIYLLNAWREADIYTEEEKAILALTEQVTLITNHVSDEVYQNAANLFDEKYLAEIILLIITINSWNRLAIATGMRAA, from the coding sequence ATGAAATCAAGAATCGTTATCCCAACAGTTGCTCCAGAAGCTTATCAAGCTTTAATGAATTTAGAAAAATACATTTCTACTACTTCATTAACTCCTGTTCATAAAGAACTAATTAAAATTCGCGCATCTCAAATAAATGGTTGTGCTTACTGTATCAACATGCATACTGCTGATGGTAGAAAACACGGAATCACTGAGCAAAAAATTTATTTACTAAATGCATGGCGCGAAGCTGATATTTATACTGAAGAAGAAAAAGCAATTTTAGCTTTAACAGAACAAGTAACTTTAATTACAAATCACGTTTCTGACGAGGTATATCAAAATGCTGCAAATCTATTTGATGAAAAATATCTTGCTGAAATTATTCTATTGATTATAACCATTAATTCATGGAACAGATTAGCAATAGCAACAGGAATGAGAGCTGCATAA
- a CDS encoding cyclic nucleotide-binding domain-containing protein yields MFTALFQHIEKFITLEPSEIDTLESCLILSSIKKKDHVLKEGQVCDTMYFIVKGCMRQYIINSRGSEQTLQFGIENWWITDYLSYHNHVASHFYIQAVENTEVIAIEKSVLESLLIEIPKLERYFRIVSQKSFGAAQMRIKFLFTMSAEERYHHFNDFYPEFVQRVPHSYLDFSAEFMSKIRAGKI; encoded by the coding sequence ATGTTTACAGCACTCTTTCAACATATAGAAAAATTTATAACATTAGAACCTTCAGAAATTGATACTCTGGAATCTTGCTTAATTTTATCTTCTATAAAAAAGAAAGATCACGTATTAAAAGAAGGACAGGTTTGTGACACGATGTATTTCATCGTAAAAGGATGTATGCGTCAATATATCATTAACTCCAGAGGAAGTGAGCAAACACTTCAGTTCGGGATTGAAAATTGGTGGATTACTGATTACTTAAGTTATCACAATCATGTCGCATCACACTTTTATATTCAGGCTGTTGAAAATACAGAAGTTATTGCAATTGAAAAATCTGTCCTTGAATCGCTATTGATTGAGATTCCTAAACTGGAACGTTACTTCAGGATTGTATCTCAAAAATCATTTGGTGCTGCACAAATGCGAATTAAGTTTTTATTCACTATGTCGGCAGAAGAAAGGTACCATCATTTTAATGATTTTTATCCGGAGTTTGTACAACGAGTTCCACACTCCTATCTTGATTTCTCTGCAGAATTTATGAGTAAAATTAGAGCTGGAAAGATCTAA
- the rplT gene encoding 50S ribosomal protein L20 — translation MPRSVNSVAKRARRKKIMKQAKGFFGRRKNVWTVAKNAVEKAMCYAYRDRKQNKRNFRALWIQRINAGARLEGMSYSQFMGKVKANGIELNRKVLADLAMNHPEAFKAILNKVK, via the coding sequence ATGCCAAGATCGGTAAATTCAGTTGCTAAAAGAGCAAGAAGAAAAAAAATAATGAAGCAAGCCAAAGGTTTCTTTGGTAGACGTAAAAACGTTTGGACAGTTGCTAAGAATGCAGTAGAGAAAGCAATGTGCTACGCTTACCGCGATAGAAAACAAAACAAAAGAAATTTCCGTGCTTTATGGATTCAACGTATCAACGCTGGAGCTAGATTAGAAGGAATGTCTTATTCTCAATTCATGGGGAAAGTAAAAGCTAATGGAATCGAATTGAACCGTAAAGTTCTTGCAGATTTAGCTATGAACCACCCTGAAGCTTTCAAAGCAATACTTAATAAAGTAAAATAA
- the rpmI gene encoding 50S ribosomal protein L35, with amino-acid sequence MPKMKTKSSAKKRFKVTGSGKIKRKHAFKSHILTKKSKKRKLALTHSALVHSTDMKSIKQQLRII; translated from the coding sequence ATGCCTAAAATGAAAACAAAATCTAGCGCCAAGAAACGTTTCAAAGTTACTGGTTCTGGAAAGATTAAAAGAAAGCATGCTTTTAAAAGTCACATCTTGACTAAAAAATCTAAAAAACGTAAATTAGCTTTGACACACTCAGCGCTAGTTCACTCTACAGATATGAAAAGCATCAAACAACAATTAAGAATTATTTAA
- the infC gene encoding translation initiation factor IF-3, translated as MRSNRGYQPRVEKKDAHRINNNIRGVQEVRLVGENIEPGVFKLAEALRLADQFELDLVEISPNAEPPVCKIMDYKKFVYEQKKRDKVLKAKSTQVVVKEIRFGPQTDEHDYEFKRKNAEKFLKEGAKLKAFVFFKGRSIIYKDQGQILLLRLATDLEEHGKVEAMPVLEGKRMIMFIAPKKKK; from the coding sequence ATAAGAAGCAACAGAGGTTACCAACCTCGAGTAGAAAAAAAAGATGCACACAGAATAAACAATAATATTCGTGGTGTACAAGAAGTAAGATTAGTAGGCGAAAACATCGAACCAGGTGTATTTAAGCTTGCAGAAGCTTTACGTTTAGCAGATCAATTTGAATTGGATTTGGTTGAAATCTCGCCAAACGCTGAACCGCCGGTTTGTAAAATCATGGATTACAAGAAATTTGTTTACGAACAAAAGAAACGTGATAAGGTTTTAAAAGCTAAGTCTACGCAGGTTGTAGTTAAAGAAATTCGTTTTGGTCCTCAGACTGATGAGCATGATTATGAATTTAAGAGAAAGAATGCTGAGAAATTCCTGAAAGAAGGTGCTAAACTAAAAGCTTTCGTATTCTTTAAAGGTCGTTCTATTATCTATAAAGATCAAGGACAGATTTTATTACTACGCTTAGCTACAGATTTAGAAGAACATGGTAAAGTAGAAGCTATGCCAGTTTTGGAAGGTAAGAGAATGATTATGTTCATTGCTCCGAAGAAGAAAAAGTAA
- the thrS gene encoding threonine--tRNA ligase — protein MIKITLPDGSIREFASGVTPMEVAKSISEGFARNVISASFNGTTIETETPLTTDGSLILYTWNDAEGKKAFWHSTSHVMAQALEELYPGIKLTLGPAIANGFYYDVDFEDQKIVEADFKKIEDRVLEISREKHEFKMRPVSKADALAMYKDNVYKTELISNLEDGTITFCDHATFTDLCRGGHIPNTGIIKAFKIMSVAGAYWRGDEKNKQLTRVYGTSFPKQKDLTEYLELLEEAKRRDHRKLGKELELFAFSQKVGQGLPLWLPKGAALRDRLEQFLKRAQKKAGYEQVVTPHIGQKELYVTSGHYAKYGADSFQPIHTPAEGEEFLLKPMNCPHHCEIYNVRPWSYKDLPKRYAEFGTVYRYEQSGELHGLTRVRGFTQDDAHIFCTPEQLDEEFKKVIDLVLYVFGSLGFENFTAQISLRDKENRDKYIGTDENWEKAENAIINAAADKGLNTVVEYGEAAFYGPKLDFMVKDALGRQWQLGTIQVDYNLPERFELTYKGADNELHRPVMIHRAPFGSMERFIAILLEHTAGNFPLWLMPEQAIILSLSEKYEIYAKKVLDLLENHEIRALIDNRSETIGKKIRDAEMQKIPFMLIVGEEEEKNGTISIRRHGQEGKGNITVTIDEFVAIVNEEIKKTLKVFTV, from the coding sequence ATGATTAAGATTACTTTACCCGATGGGTCAATTAGAGAGTTTGCTTCGGGCGTAACTCCGATGGAGGTCGCTAAAAGCATTAGTGAAGGATTTGCAAGAAACGTGATTTCGGCATCTTTTAATGGTACAACAATAGAAACCGAAACTCCATTGACGACCGACGGTAGTCTTATTTTATATACTTGGAATGATGCGGAAGGCAAGAAAGCTTTCTGGCATTCGACTTCGCACGTAATGGCGCAAGCTCTTGAGGAATTGTATCCTGGAATTAAATTAACTCTTGGACCTGCAATTGCTAACGGTTTCTATTATGATGTTGATTTTGAAGATCAGAAAATTGTTGAAGCTGATTTTAAAAAGATCGAAGATCGTGTTCTTGAAATCTCGAGAGAGAAACACGAATTTAAAATGCGTCCGGTTAGTAAAGCGGATGCTTTGGCCATGTACAAAGACAATGTTTACAAAACTGAATTAATTTCGAATCTTGAAGACGGAACTATTACGTTTTGTGATCATGCTACTTTTACTGATTTGTGTAGAGGTGGACATATCCCGAATACTGGTATTATCAAGGCTTTTAAAATCATGAGTGTTGCCGGTGCTTACTGGAGAGGTGATGAAAAAAACAAACAGCTAACTCGTGTTTACGGAACTTCTTTCCCAAAACAAAAGGATCTAACTGAATATCTTGAACTTCTTGAAGAGGCTAAACGTCGTGATCACCGTAAATTAGGTAAAGAACTTGAATTGTTTGCTTTCTCTCAGAAAGTGGGACAAGGTTTACCTTTATGGCTACCTAAGGGTGCTGCGCTTAGAGATCGTTTGGAACAATTTTTAAAGAGAGCTCAAAAGAAAGCTGGATATGAGCAAGTGGTTACTCCACATATTGGTCAAAAGGAGCTTTATGTTACTTCTGGTCACTATGCGAAATATGGTGCTGATAGTTTCCAGCCGATACATACTCCTGCAGAAGGCGAAGAGTTTTTATTGAAACCAATGAACTGTCCTCACCACTGTGAAATCTATAACGTGAGACCTTGGTCGTACAAAGACTTACCTAAGCGTTATGCTGAATTTGGTACTGTATATAGATATGAGCAATCTGGTGAATTACATGGTTTGACTCGTGTACGCGGGTTTACTCAGGATGATGCGCATATTTTTTGTACTCCGGAGCAATTAGATGAGGAATTTAAAAAAGTAATTGACCTTGTACTTTATGTATTTGGTTCGTTAGGTTTTGAAAACTTTACTGCTCAAATTTCGTTAAGAGATAAAGAGAACAGAGATAAATATATTGGTACTGACGAAAACTGGGAGAAAGCTGAAAATGCAATTATCAATGCTGCAGCTGACAAAGGATTGAATACAGTTGTTGAATATGGCGAAGCTGCTTTTTATGGTCCAAAACTTGACTTTATGGTTAAGGATGCTTTAGGAAGACAATGGCAATTAGGAACTATTCAGGTAGATTACAACCTTCCTGAACGTTTTGAATTAACATACAAAGGCGCTGATAATGAATTACATCGCCCTGTTATGATTCATAGAGCTCCTTTTGGATCGATGGAACGTTTTATCGCAATTTTACTAGAACATACAGCAGGAAATTTCCCACTTTGGCTAATGCCGGAACAAGCTATAATCTTGTCTTTGAGCGAGAAATACGAAATATATGCTAAAAAAGTTTTAGATTTGCTAGAAAATCACGAAATTCGCGCCCTAATTGACAACCGAAGCGAGACTATTGGTAAGAAAATTAGAGATGCCGAAATGCAAAAAATACCGTTTATGCTTATTGTAGGTGAGGAAGAGGAGAAAAACGGAACTATTTCGATCCGTCGTCACGGGCAAGAAGGAAAAGGGAATATTACAGTTACAATTGATGAATTTGTCGCTATTGTAAACGAAGAAATAAAAAAGACATTAAAAGTTTTTACAGTTTAA